From one Microbacterium aurum genomic stretch:
- a CDS encoding DUF3322 domain-containing protein, with the protein MTTPVTPPDLRARAKKLFDRDARTWAAEQQAGVVLDVPLRPPTEREALSDLNRVRGWVNSWRDVTAEPDIQLEWVLRSWSRVGSQEVPVRAVIRGPEAIARVAGEADGWRRLVTRLGELRGLVGSDAGGVLRAHARAITDLDAADFDRLVDVLTWLRENPTSGRLIRELPIRGIHTKWIEARRGLVEALHRAGTGAPGLGLREPSPLMRIRVLDPSLSFQGLTDVTAPVGDLAANAIRPERVFVFENLATLLAMPNVPQAVAIHGGGHRVDLVARLPWAQAVTYWGDLDSHGFAILNRLRARGVDATSALMDGDTLYDHRDLWGIDPDPNVGVLELLTPGERATLQSLSAEGNIRLEQERIPWSYALGQLDMR; encoded by the coding sequence GTCACGCCGCCGGACCTGCGTGCGCGCGCGAAAAAGCTCTTCGACCGTGATGCGCGCACGTGGGCGGCCGAGCAGCAGGCCGGTGTCGTGCTCGATGTGCCCCTGCGGCCGCCGACAGAGCGGGAGGCGCTGAGTGACCTGAATCGTGTTCGAGGGTGGGTCAACTCCTGGCGCGACGTGACCGCAGAGCCGGACATCCAGCTCGAATGGGTCCTCCGCAGTTGGTCGCGCGTCGGCTCGCAGGAAGTACCCGTTCGCGCGGTGATCCGAGGGCCCGAGGCGATCGCTCGAGTCGCCGGCGAGGCAGACGGTTGGCGGCGTCTGGTGACGCGACTCGGCGAGCTGAGGGGTCTGGTCGGGTCCGATGCCGGCGGTGTGCTCCGCGCCCATGCCCGCGCGATCACCGACCTGGATGCGGCCGATTTCGACAGGCTCGTCGATGTGCTGACCTGGTTGCGTGAGAACCCGACATCGGGCCGACTCATCCGGGAACTGCCGATTCGCGGCATCCACACCAAGTGGATCGAAGCCCGCCGCGGCCTCGTCGAGGCGCTGCATCGCGCCGGAACCGGCGCACCCGGATTGGGTCTCCGCGAGCCGTCTCCGCTCATGCGAATCCGTGTCCTCGATCCGTCGCTCTCCTTCCAGGGCCTCACCGATGTGACGGCGCCCGTCGGCGATCTGGCGGCGAACGCGATCCGGCCTGAGCGCGTGTTCGTGTTCGAGAACCTCGCCACACTGCTCGCAATGCCGAACGTGCCCCAGGCAGTGGCGATACATGGCGGCGGACACCGGGTCGACCTCGTTGCTCGCCTTCCCTGGGCGCAGGCGGTCACCTACTGGGGAGACCTCGATTCGCACGGATTCGCCATCCTCAACCGACTTCGAGCCCGGGGAGTCGATGCTACCTCCGCGTTGATGGACGGCGACACCCTGTACGACCACCGCGATCTCTGGGGGATCGACCCGGATCCGAATGTCGGTGTGCTCGAACTACTTACTCCCGGTGAACGCGCGACGCTCCAGTCTCTGAGCGCGGAGGGCAACATACGCCTCGAGCAGGAGCGCATCCCGTGGAGCTATGCGCTCGGGCAGCTCGACATGCGGTGA
- a CDS encoding PIN domain-containing protein has product MFTATLDTSVLWPSLQRDFLLSLAIEGAYRPTRSSVILDELEFHEEAKLVKRGIPVTEAAGRAATLIAAMRREFADAEVAGWEPLDGTFGLPDPHDEHVVAAAVIGGAGAIVTENLKDFPADKIPSGIQVLSAKEFAKNTVVLNPRHALASVQEIASRSGRYGAALTVEEILDTLRDRYGMIEAVEMMVEAASE; this is encoded by the coding sequence GTGTTCACAGCAACCCTCGACACCAGCGTGCTGTGGCCGAGCCTGCAACGTGACTTCCTCCTTTCCCTCGCAATCGAGGGCGCGTATCGACCGACCCGGAGTTCGGTGATCCTCGACGAGCTCGAGTTTCACGAGGAGGCAAAGCTCGTGAAGCGGGGGATACCCGTGACCGAGGCTGCTGGCCGTGCAGCGACCCTCATCGCCGCGATGCGGCGAGAGTTCGCCGACGCGGAGGTCGCAGGTTGGGAGCCGCTGGACGGTACGTTCGGGCTTCCCGATCCGCATGACGAGCATGTGGTCGCGGCGGCCGTCATCGGGGGCGCAGGAGCGATCGTCACGGAGAACCTCAAGGACTTCCCCGCGGACAAGATTCCGTCGGGCATCCAAGTGCTCAGCGCCAAGGAGTTCGCGAAGAATACCGTCGTACTCAACCCAAGGCATGCGCTCGCCTCGGTGCAGGAGATCGCGAGTCGTTCCGGCCGCTACGGTGCAGCACTCACCGTCGAGGAGATCCTGGACACGTTGCGCGACCGGTACGGCATGATCGAAGCCGTCGAGATGATGGTCGAAGCTGCGAGCGAGTAG
- a CDS encoding MarR family winged helix-turn-helix transcriptional regulator, whose protein sequence is MPRLSPELEIWRGLLRGQRSMLLRLVATLKREADLTTAQYEALLSLREAGGALGAADLSHLLLYSSGSTTHLVARLEERGLVVRTRGDVDARQVRIALTDAGVALIEKATAAHTADIEAQFAPLIHDEERDALLASPRRLAAAEGVTSQPADAVPGRPR, encoded by the coding sequence GTGCCGCGACTGTCGCCTGAACTGGAGATCTGGCGCGGGCTGCTGCGCGGGCAGCGGTCGATGCTGCTGCGCTTGGTCGCGACCCTCAAGCGCGAAGCCGACCTGACGACGGCGCAGTACGAGGCGCTCCTGTCGCTGCGGGAGGCCGGCGGCGCGCTCGGCGCCGCCGACCTGTCGCATCTGCTGCTCTACAGCTCGGGCTCGACGACGCACCTCGTCGCGCGACTCGAAGAGCGCGGCCTCGTCGTCCGCACGCGCGGCGACGTCGACGCGCGGCAGGTGCGCATCGCGTTGACGGATGCCGGGGTGGCGCTCATCGAGAAGGCCACCGCCGCCCACACCGCCGACATCGAGGCGCAGTTCGCTCCGCTCATCCACGACGAGGAGCGCGACGCGCTGCTCGCGTCCCCTCGGCGCCTCGCCGCCGCCGAGGGGGTCACCTCGCAGCCGGCGGACGCCGTGCCCGGGCGTCCGCGCTGA
- a CDS encoding type II toxin-antitoxin system RelE/ParE family toxin: MVDVVKSAVFDQWIRKLKDRNARARVLIRIDRLAAGNPGDVRPVGNGISELRIDYGPGYRVYYLQERSRFILLLCGGDKSTQQSDITQAHRMAQEWKNHDRDD; encoded by the coding sequence ATGGTCGATGTCGTCAAGAGCGCGGTCTTCGACCAATGGATACGAAAATTGAAGGACCGGAACGCGCGAGCCCGGGTGCTGATCAGGATCGACAGACTCGCCGCGGGCAACCCCGGCGACGTGAGACCGGTCGGCAACGGCATCTCGGAACTGAGAATCGACTACGGCCCCGGATACCGGGTCTACTACCTCCAGGAACGGTCTCGGTTCATCCTCCTGCTCTGCGGAGGCGACAAGTCCACCCAGCAGTCCGATATCACCCAGGCACACCGAATGGCACAGGAGTGGAAGAACCATGACCGAGACGACTGA
- a CDS encoding type II toxin-antitoxin system VapC family toxin: MILLDTSVLVYAVGSDHPLQSRCRALIAAIGDGRVSATTTVEVLQEFAHVRARRRGRQDAAELTERFAALLAPLVPLEAEDLERGMEVFRRHESLGAFDAVLAATAMRREHITGLVSADRAFADVARLRHLDPASSDFDAELGIR; this comes from the coding sequence GTGATCCTGCTCGACACCAGCGTCCTCGTCTACGCGGTCGGCTCGGACCACCCGCTGCAATCGCGGTGCCGCGCTCTCATCGCGGCGATCGGCGACGGCCGGGTGTCCGCGACCACGACGGTCGAGGTTCTGCAGGAGTTCGCGCACGTGCGGGCGCGCCGGCGCGGCCGTCAGGATGCTGCGGAGCTGACGGAGCGCTTCGCAGCCCTGCTCGCCCCGCTCGTTCCCCTCGAGGCGGAGGACCTCGAACGCGGCATGGAGGTGTTCCGCCGCCACGAGAGTCTCGGCGCGTTCGATGCCGTGCTCGCCGCAACAGCGATGCGGCGCGAGCACATCACGGGGCTGGTGTCCGCCGACCGCGCGTTCGCCGACGTTGCGCGCCTCCGTCACCTCGATCCCGCGTCGAGCGACTTCGACGCCGAGCTCGGCATCCGCTGA
- a CDS encoding fatty acid desaturase family protein, whose product MATIAPTATLGPIRQTYATAETFPPVARAYTQVSNVIKELGLLRRRPGFYALVGAILAVCLGGCISGFILLGDSWFQLLIAAALGIVLTQVAFLAHEAAHRQILASGRANDRLARILAAGVVGISYSWWDSKHSRHHANPNRVGKDPDIEVDTISFLTEDAAQARGIRRLITRRQGWLFFPLLTLEGLNLHALGIRHLLSREPVKRRGLELALIATRFTVLAVPLFLLLPLGTAFAFLGVQLAVFGVYMGASFAPNHKGMPVIAESARLDFFSKQVRTSRNIRGGWWVTWLMGGLNYQVEHHLFPSMARPHLAKARLVVRDYCESLGVPYTETSLWRSYAIVIDYLNRVGLAARDPFDCPTVSQYRRA is encoded by the coding sequence ATGGCAACCATCGCTCCCACCGCGACCCTCGGTCCGATCCGCCAGACCTATGCGACCGCGGAGACGTTCCCGCCCGTCGCCCGCGCGTACACGCAGGTCTCCAACGTTATCAAGGAGCTCGGCCTGCTGCGGCGGCGTCCCGGGTTCTACGCGCTCGTGGGGGCCATCCTCGCCGTCTGCCTCGGCGGCTGCATCTCGGGATTCATCCTGCTCGGCGACAGCTGGTTCCAGCTGCTCATCGCCGCGGCGCTCGGGATCGTCCTCACCCAGGTCGCCTTCCTCGCCCACGAGGCCGCGCACCGGCAGATCCTCGCCTCCGGACGCGCCAACGACCGCCTCGCCCGCATCCTCGCCGCCGGCGTGGTCGGCATCAGCTACTCGTGGTGGGACTCGAAGCACTCACGCCATCACGCCAACCCCAACCGGGTCGGCAAGGACCCCGACATCGAGGTCGACACGATCTCCTTCCTCACCGAGGACGCGGCGCAGGCCCGCGGCATCCGTCGCCTCATCACGCGCCGACAGGGGTGGCTCTTCTTCCCTCTGCTGACCCTTGAGGGCCTCAATCTGCACGCGCTCGGCATCCGCCACCTGCTCTCGCGCGAGCCGGTCAAGCGTCGCGGCCTCGAGCTCGCCCTCATCGCCACGCGCTTCACGGTGCTCGCCGTGCCGCTGTTCCTGCTGCTGCCGCTCGGCACGGCCTTCGCGTTCCTCGGCGTGCAGCTGGCCGTGTTCGGCGTCTACATGGGCGCGTCGTTCGCGCCGAACCACAAGGGGATGCCGGTGATCGCCGAGTCGGCACGGCTCGACTTCTTCAGCAAGCAGGTGCGCACCTCGCGCAACATCCGCGGCGGCTGGTGGGTGACGTGGCTCATGGGCGGCCTGAACTACCAGGTGGAGCACCACCTGTTCCCGAGCATGGCCCGCCCGCACCTCGCGAAAGCGCGCCTCGTGGTGCGCGACTACTGCGAGAGCCTCGGGGTGCCGTACACCGAGACGAGCCTGTGGCGCTCGTACGCGATCGTCATCGACTACCTCAACCGCGTCGGCCTGGCCGCACGGGATCCCTTCGACTGCCCCACGGTGTCGCAGTACCGCCGCGCCTGA
- a CDS encoding acyl-CoA dehydrogenase, which produces MSAPSVGVADAVDLAGGEPGFAARAVTDAARDVIGLGTHLGATIDWAVRSAAHIPLPGPSRNATDAATAERWSALATAAALDVGAARVLEPHLDALAILAEARADGIAVDLAALGVDEDASWGVYAAEGGAARLTARQTPSGWVLEGTKPWCSLAQDVSHALVTAWTGEHDRRLFAVAMTDAAVSPHRGPWVARGLSRIVSAPVDFTAASAVPVGDDGWYLRRADFAVGGMGVAAVWWGGALPLLAALRAGAAREGADQIAQMLLGEADALSWSARATLLDAAGRVDAAGADPGGTGDDLRILAERVRAVTATAVERIVTRSGHALGPGPLTVDEEHARRVSDLKIYLRQHHAERDLARLGRLVAS; this is translated from the coding sequence GTGAGCGCCCCCTCGGTGGGGGTCGCCGACGCCGTCGATCTGGCGGGCGGCGAGCCCGGATTCGCCGCGCGGGCGGTCACCGACGCGGCGCGCGACGTCATCGGGCTCGGCACGCACCTCGGCGCCACGATCGACTGGGCGGTCCGCTCCGCCGCGCACATCCCCCTCCCCGGTCCGTCGCGGAACGCGACGGACGCCGCGACCGCGGAGCGGTGGAGCGCGCTGGCCACCGCGGCGGCCCTGGACGTGGGCGCGGCGCGCGTGCTCGAGCCGCACCTGGATGCGCTGGCGATCCTCGCCGAGGCGCGCGCCGACGGCATCGCCGTCGACCTCGCCGCGCTCGGCGTGGATGAGGACGCGTCGTGGGGTGTCTACGCCGCCGAGGGCGGCGCGGCGCGCCTCACCGCACGCCAGACCCCGTCCGGCTGGGTGCTCGAGGGCACGAAGCCCTGGTGCTCCCTGGCGCAGGACGTCAGCCACGCGCTCGTCACGGCGTGGACCGGAGAGCACGACCGTCGGCTGTTCGCGGTGGCGATGACGGATGCCGCGGTCTCGCCGCACCGCGGACCGTGGGTCGCCCGCGGTCTCAGCCGCATCGTGAGCGCCCCGGTCGACTTCACCGCGGCATCCGCCGTGCCGGTCGGCGATGACGGCTGGTACCTTCGCCGCGCCGACTTCGCGGTCGGCGGGATGGGCGTCGCCGCGGTGTGGTGGGGCGGCGCGCTGCCCCTGCTGGCGGCGTTGCGCGCGGGCGCGGCGCGCGAGGGCGCCGATCAGATCGCCCAGATGCTGCTCGGCGAGGCCGACGCGCTGTCGTGGAGCGCCCGCGCGACGCTGCTCGACGCCGCCGGCCGCGTCGACGCCGCCGGTGCCGACCCAGGTGGCACCGGCGACGACCTGCGCATCCTGGCGGAGCGCGTCCGCGCGGTCACGGCGACCGCGGTGGAGCGCATCGTCACGCGCAGCGGTCACGCCCTCGGCCCCGGCCCGCTCACGGTCGACGAGGAGCACGCGCGCCGCGTGTCGGACCTCAAGATCTACCTGCGCCAGCACCACGCCGAACGCGACCTCGCCCGGCTCGGCCGCCTGGTGGCCTCGTGA
- a CDS encoding DUF7882 family protein translates to MGRLSYDGVEKLEIDDRALAHLQLVIGSKLRRGESFLFTWRPDTSLGGGRVSVWMHPHASLVFRFAGSRPPRINRAWAEAMMNAANSPAGLSLVPEPPEPTPGADSGESSL, encoded by the coding sequence GTGGGACGCTTGAGCTATGACGGGGTCGAGAAGCTGGAGATCGACGACCGGGCGCTCGCGCACCTGCAACTCGTCATCGGCAGCAAACTGCGCCGCGGCGAGTCGTTCCTGTTCACGTGGCGGCCCGACACCTCGCTCGGCGGCGGACGTGTGTCGGTCTGGATGCACCCCCACGCATCGCTGGTGTTCCGGTTCGCCGGCAGCCGGCCGCCGCGCATCAACCGGGCGTGGGCGGAGGCCATGATGAACGCCGCCAACTCGCCCGCCGGCCTGTCTCTCGTGCCCGAGCCGCCGGAGCCGACCCCGGGCGCGGATTCGGGAGAATCGTCGCTGTGA
- a CDS encoding glycosyltransferase translates to MTAIEAIGVVVPAHDEEELLGACLAALARAAQEARPLVRDVRIWVVLDACSDRSEEIARAAGVEIVRVDACNVGRARAAGVEALTAAFADVPPARLWIGNTDADSTVPPHWLADQLRLADAGADVVIGTVRPDFRDLSAEQCAAWWATHTPGVANGHVHGANLGVRASALLTAGGYAPLAEHEDVDLVERMRQTGAVCVAADTAWVQTSGRTFGRTDGGYARYLREDLIALAQRTGASGSEAAASARSESAPRREVRDRDGAGRA, encoded by the coding sequence GTGACCGCGATCGAGGCGATCGGCGTAGTCGTGCCGGCGCACGACGAGGAGGAGCTGCTGGGCGCCTGCCTCGCCGCGCTCGCGCGCGCCGCGCAGGAGGCGCGCCCGCTCGTGCGAGACGTGCGGATCTGGGTCGTGCTCGATGCCTGCAGCGACCGGTCCGAGGAGATCGCGCGCGCCGCGGGCGTGGAGATCGTGCGGGTGGACGCGTGCAATGTGGGGCGCGCCCGCGCCGCCGGGGTCGAGGCGCTGACGGCCGCGTTCGCGGACGTCCCGCCGGCGCGGCTGTGGATCGGGAACACGGATGCCGACTCCACCGTGCCGCCGCACTGGCTCGCCGACCAGCTCCGGCTCGCCGATGCCGGGGCGGACGTCGTGATCGGCACGGTGCGTCCCGACTTCCGCGACCTCAGCGCCGAGCAGTGCGCGGCGTGGTGGGCGACGCACACGCCGGGCGTCGCCAACGGCCACGTGCACGGCGCGAACCTGGGCGTCCGCGCCTCGGCGCTGCTCACCGCGGGCGGCTACGCGCCGCTCGCGGAGCACGAGGATGTGGACCTCGTGGAGCGGATGCGGCAGACCGGCGCCGTGTGCGTCGCCGCAGACACCGCCTGGGTGCAGACCTCCGGCCGCACGTTCGGGCGCACCGACGGCGGCTACGCGCGGTACCTGCGGGAAGACCTCATCGCGCTGGCGCAGCGCACCGGGGCATCCGGATCGGAGGCCGCGGCATCCGCGCGGTCAGAGTCCGCGCCGCGGCGGGAAGTGCGCGATCGGGATGGGGCGGGTCGCGCCTGA
- a CDS encoding RNA-binding S4 domain-containing protein, which produces MTNSAPIDDVPIGSEGIRLGQFLKFAGVLDSGGDVKEAIIDGLVTVNGEVDRRRGRQLQIGDVVGFDGRRLRVRP; this is translated from the coding sequence ATGACGAACTCCGCGCCGATCGACGACGTTCCGATCGGCAGCGAGGGCATCCGGCTGGGACAGTTCCTGAAGTTCGCAGGCGTGCTCGATTCGGGCGGCGACGTGAAGGAGGCCATCATCGACGGTCTCGTGACGGTCAACGGCGAGGTCGACCGCCGTCGTGGTCGGCAGCTGCAGATCGGCGATGTGGTCGGCTTCGACGGACGCCGCCTGCGCGTGCGCCCGTGA
- a CDS encoding PIG-L family deacetylase, producing MSVAFDHREAGTAEEHWARARPWRDAARFDLDGGRLVVLAAHPDDETLGAGGLIAAAAARGAEIVVVVATDGEAADADATGAARAHLARIRRSEVVDAVADLAPGAQLHLLGIPDGEVREHADLLHERLRAIVADGGDAPGAARRAPARNAAAAPATTLVAPWWGDGHRDHRVAGEVALRLAGADVRVLGYPVWMWHWADPDEVDPASWRVLPLDAAARAAKTRARDRHRSQTQPDSSGAPTLHDGMLAHFDRDLEVFIAPPDAASTPTDTFTRRYRSRPDPWGVRTRWYERRKRALLAAILPRERFTRALEIGCGVGEFTAELATRCDAVVAIDVAAEAVARTAERVATQPHVQVVRADARTDLPAVAPGHSELVVLSEVGYYWSAADLEIVLDAIEAAGADLIAACHWRHPVGDAPLSGDAVHAAIARRARTRLSRYLDEDVVIEVFALRETPSVARAEGLTP from the coding sequence GTGAGCGTCGCGTTCGACCATCGCGAGGCCGGCACGGCAGAGGAGCACTGGGCGCGGGCTCGCCCGTGGCGCGATGCCGCGAGGTTCGACCTCGACGGCGGCCGTCTCGTGGTCCTCGCCGCCCACCCCGACGACGAGACCCTGGGCGCCGGCGGGCTCATCGCGGCGGCGGCCGCCCGCGGGGCCGAGATCGTCGTGGTCGTCGCGACGGACGGTGAGGCGGCGGATGCCGATGCCACCGGCGCCGCGCGCGCACACCTCGCGCGCATCCGGCGGAGCGAAGTCGTCGACGCCGTCGCCGACCTCGCGCCGGGCGCACAGCTGCACCTCCTCGGCATTCCCGACGGCGAGGTGCGCGAGCACGCCGATCTGCTGCACGAGCGCCTGCGCGCGATCGTCGCGGACGGCGGCGACGCGCCCGGTGCCGCCCGCCGCGCGCCCGCCCGCAACGCCGCGGCCGCGCCTGCCACGACGCTCGTCGCACCGTGGTGGGGCGACGGACACCGCGACCACCGCGTCGCCGGCGAGGTCGCCCTGCGGCTGGCCGGCGCCGACGTGCGCGTGCTCGGCTACCCGGTCTGGATGTGGCACTGGGCCGACCCCGACGAGGTGGACCCGGCATCCTGGCGCGTCCTGCCGCTCGACGCTGCGGCGCGCGCCGCGAAGACGCGCGCCCGCGACCGACACCGCTCGCAGACCCAGCCCGACTCGAGCGGCGCCCCGACTCTCCACGACGGGATGCTGGCCCACTTCGACCGCGACCTCGAGGTGTTCATCGCGCCGCCGGATGCCGCCTCCACCCCGACCGACACCTTCACGCGTCGCTACCGGTCGCGCCCGGACCCGTGGGGTGTGCGCACGCGGTGGTACGAACGGCGAAAGCGGGCGCTCCTCGCCGCGATCCTGCCGCGCGAGCGGTTCACACGCGCGCTGGAGATCGGGTGCGGCGTGGGCGAGTTCACCGCCGAGCTGGCCACCCGCTGCGACGCCGTGGTCGCGATCGACGTCGCCGCCGAGGCCGTCGCCCGCACCGCCGAGCGCGTCGCGACGCAGCCGCACGTGCAGGTCGTGCGCGCCGACGCGCGGACCGATCTGCCCGCCGTCGCGCCGGGGCACAGCGAGCTCGTCGTGCTCTCCGAGGTCGGCTACTACTGGAGCGCCGCGGATCTGGAGATCGTGCTGGACGCGATCGAGGCGGCGGGCGCGGACCTCATCGCGGCCTGTCACTGGCGGCATCCCGTCGGCGACGCACCCCTGTCGGGCGACGCGGTTCACGCGGCGATCGCCCGCCGGGCCCGCACGCGCCTGTCCCGGTATCTCGACGAAGACGTCGTCATCGAGGTCTTCGCCCTGCGCGAGACGCCGTCGGTCGCCCGGGCGGAGGGACTCACCCCGTGA
- a CDS encoding helix-turn-helix domain-containing protein, with amino-acid sequence MSRAAVVEETYLPSRGGELAPVLDFLMAHEAAGRALPEPRYFLAGARPGDQVELPEEVYLALRKIVDAMQSGLAVSVVPQATRLTTQQAADLLNVSRPTIVKLLDEGEIPFEKAGTHRRVLLADLLEYRERRRERQYDMLAATRDAVGEDNIEQTLEDLKAARKAVAARRAARL; translated from the coding sequence ATGTCTCGCGCTGCAGTCGTTGAAGAGACGTACCTTCCCAGCAGGGGAGGCGAACTTGCTCCTGTTCTGGACTTCCTCATGGCCCATGAGGCCGCTGGCCGGGCTCTTCCCGAGCCGCGGTACTTCCTTGCGGGGGCGCGTCCAGGCGATCAGGTCGAGCTTCCGGAAGAGGTCTACCTTGCCCTCCGCAAGATTGTGGACGCAATGCAGAGCGGGCTGGCCGTGTCAGTTGTACCCCAGGCAACACGGCTCACCACTCAGCAGGCAGCGGATCTCCTGAACGTGAGCCGCCCGACCATCGTGAAGCTCCTCGACGAGGGCGAGATCCCGTTCGAGAAGGCTGGAACGCACCGACGCGTTCTCCTCGCGGATCTGCTCGAATATCGAGAGCGCCGGCGGGAGCGTCAGTACGACATGCTCGCCGCCACGCGCGACGCCGTCGGCGAAGACAACATCGAGCAGACGCTCGAGGACCTGAAAGCGGCGAGGAAGGCGGTTGCAGCGAGGCGGGCAGCACGACTCTGA
- a CDS encoding DEAD/DEAH box helicase → MDGLITMQAGPIRDRIVPREAQERRFLVHETAFTTAEPGEGGPSMQAIYSELAADEARNEQVVTEIERAAAQGRRSLVLTNRLDHLAALATAAEARTTVPVVRLHGRLPSPERRAVRERLSSLDAARDPFVLIAIDKVAGEGIDLPSLNTQFLAVPVSFKGRIIQQIGRVTRGSGAPDLPTVHDFRDVAVPVLERMHNRRRRVVAKEGFSISTERG, encoded by the coding sequence ATGGACGGACTGATCACCATGCAGGCCGGGCCCATCCGCGACAGGATCGTGCCCCGTGAAGCGCAAGAACGACGCTTCCTCGTACACGAGACGGCGTTCACCACCGCAGAACCCGGTGAAGGCGGCCCTTCCATGCAGGCGATCTACTCGGAGTTGGCCGCGGACGAAGCGCGAAACGAGCAAGTGGTCACGGAGATCGAGCGCGCCGCAGCGCAAGGCCGACGCTCACTTGTACTTACGAACAGGCTCGACCATCTCGCGGCACTCGCGACCGCTGCCGAAGCTCGCACAACGGTTCCGGTGGTCCGCCTCCACGGCCGCCTGCCGAGCCCCGAGCGACGGGCAGTACGCGAACGCCTGAGCTCGTTGGACGCTGCACGCGACCCCTTCGTCTTGATCGCGATCGATAAGGTCGCAGGAGAAGGTATCGATCTCCCCTCCCTCAACACACAGTTCTTGGCTGTGCCGGTGTCGTTCAAGGGGCGGATCATCCAGCAGATAGGCCGTGTCACACGGGGGAGCGGCGCCCCGGATCTGCCGACCGTTCACGACTTCCGTGATGTCGCTGTACCCGTGCTGGAACGCATGCACAACCGGCGCCGCCGCGTCGTCGCCAAGGAAGGCTTCTCGATCTCAACCGAACGCGGCTGA
- a CDS encoding DUF7882 family protein: protein MGRLSYDGAVKVDFDDRVLAHLQVVISQKLRRGEPFPFTWRNDPSLGDGRTTVWLHPHATIVYKYHGSRQPALNRAWLEALTHAANSTSGLYLVPEPEGPDTGEVLTG, encoded by the coding sequence GTGGGCAGATTGAGTTACGACGGTGCGGTGAAGGTCGACTTCGACGACAGGGTGCTCGCGCACCTGCAGGTGGTGATCAGCCAGAAGCTCCGCCGTGGCGAGCCGTTCCCGTTCACCTGGCGCAACGACCCCAGCCTGGGCGACGGCCGCACCACGGTGTGGCTGCACCCCCACGCGACGATCGTGTACAAGTACCACGGGAGCCGGCAGCCGGCTCTGAACCGGGCTTGGCTGGAAGCCCTGACGCACGCCGCCAACTCCACGAGCGGGCTGTACCTGGTTCCCGAGCCCGAGGGTCCGGACACGGGCGAGGTTCTCACCGGCTGA
- a CDS encoding addiction module antidote protein produces MTETTERFSRYDTADYLTDPADAAAYLEAAVEDSTDPADVTRALGTIARSGNLSELARRTGMSREGLYKALSADGNPSFATIVKVADALGLRLHFESVA; encoded by the coding sequence ATGACCGAGACGACTGAACGCTTCAGCCGCTACGACACGGCCGACTACCTCACCGACCCCGCCGACGCTGCCGCCTACCTCGAGGCCGCCGTCGAAGACAGCACCGACCCGGCCGATGTCACGCGTGCACTCGGCACTATCGCCCGATCCGGGAACCTCAGCGAACTCGCCCGTCGCACCGGCATGAGCCGCGAGGGCCTCTACAAAGCGCTCTCAGCCGACGGCAACCCGAGCTTCGCCACCATCGTGAAAGTCGCGGACGCTCTCGGACTCAGACTCCACTTCGAATCCGTCGCCTGA
- a CDS encoding MmcQ/YjbR family DNA-binding protein, which translates to MASLDDVRAIAAGLPGSEERAMTGGAAWFVRSKLYAWECHPWPSIPEDMREVISSELVVGVKVAEQIDALALIEMAPEVFLRTTTRWGEPKVAFRMALIDADHLAELVTEAWRVQAPKYLRREFDETSV; encoded by the coding sequence GTGGCCAGCCTCGACGACGTGCGTGCGATCGCGGCCGGACTGCCCGGCAGCGAAGAGCGGGCGATGACCGGTGGCGCCGCGTGGTTCGTCCGCAGCAAGCTGTACGCGTGGGAGTGCCACCCGTGGCCCAGCATCCCCGAGGACATGCGCGAGGTCATCTCGTCCGAACTCGTCGTGGGAGTGAAGGTCGCCGAGCAGATCGATGCGCTCGCGCTCATCGAGATGGCGCCGGAGGTGTTCCTGCGGACCACGACACGGTGGGGCGAGCCGAAGGTCGCGTTCCGCATGGCGCTCATCGACGCGGATCATCTCGCCGAACTCGTGACCGAGGCGTGGCGCGTGCAGGCGCCGAAGTACCTGCGCCGCGAATTCGACGAGACGAGCGTGTGA